A single region of the Maniola jurtina chromosome 21, ilManJurt1.1, whole genome shotgun sequence genome encodes:
- the LOC123876080 gene encoding MFS-type transporter clz9-like, translated as MRQYNFTPDRIINLDETGISTVLSTPKVIAGRKQRQVGQIVSAERGELVIFCGIITATGSSLPPVYVFPRVHYKDHFLNGAPDGSLGLANRSGWMTSELFIRVLKHIQRLTSSNKDNPILIILDNHESHISIEAVNYCRDNGIVYLSLPPHTSHKLQPLDVSVFGPFKGKLKIAFNDWHIQNVGKTLTIYNIAELSKLAYLESFTPKNIIGGFSKPGIWPINKLVFGDDDFAPIDIFSTGYHDLTDENTHKTQNLHFVDSETSQNNEVVDREQNKTPTLDTDPISVSDADDSLHVSSSPAMLTPDVVRPYPKKAITDSVLKRIGREKGRSRIYTDTPEKHRLESLRNEKDRKRELQKAKQHAKELKTAKNLLGLTEPKKKKSNFFACRNRFRF; from the coding sequence ATGAGACAGTACAATTTTACACCCGATCGAATAATAAACTTAGACGAAACAGGCATAAGCACAGTTCTTTCTACTCCTAAAGTTATTGCTGGAAGAAAACAAAGACAGGTGGGACAAATAGTTTCTGCAGAACGCGGAGAGTTAGTTATTTTCTGTGGTATTATTACTGCTACTGGTTCTTCTCTTCCTCCAGTTTATGTCTTTCCAAGAGTTCACTACAAAGATCACTTCCTAAATGGAGCTCCTGATGGAAGTCTAGGGTTGGCAAACAGAAGCGGCTGGATGACATCAGAATTGTTTATAAGAGTTTTGAAACACATTCAACGCCTTACTTCGAGCAATAAAGATAACCCAATTCTAATCATTCTTGACAACCACGAATCGCACATTTCAATAGAAGCTGTTAACTACTGTCGTGACAACGGTATTGTTTATTTGAGTCTGCCCCCACACACGTCACACAAATTGCAACCGCTTGATGTAAGTGTGTTCGGACCCTTCAAAGGCAAATTGAAGATAGCTTTCAACGACTGGCACATTCAAAATGTTGGAAAGACTTTGACCATATACAACATTGCTGAACTGTCAAAATTAGCATATTTGGAATCATTTACACCAAAGAATATCATAGGTGGTTTTTCCAAACCTGGAATTTGGCCAATTAATAAACTGGTATTTGGCGACGACGACTTTGCACCGATAGACATTTTCAGCACAGGTTATCACGATTTGACAGATGAGAACactcacaaaacacaaaatttACATTTTGTAGACTCGGAAACAAGTCAAAATAATGAAGTTGTTGATAGAGAACAAAATAAAACTCCTACTTTGGATACCGACCCAATTTCAGTGTCTGATGCTGACGATTCTCTACATGTTTCTTCATCACCGGCTATGCTTACTCCTGACGTAGTTAGACCTTATCCAAAAAAGGCGATTACTGACAGTGTCTTAAAAAGAATAGGAAGAGAAAAGGGACGATCAAGAATATACACTGACACACCAGAAAAACATAGATTAGAAAGCTTACGTAATGAAAAGGACAGGAAAAGAGAATTACAAAAAGCAAAACAGCATGCAAAAGAATTGAAAACAGCGAAAAATCTGTTGGGGTTAACTGagccaaaaaagaaaaagagtaACTTCTTTGCCTGCAGAAATAGATTCCGATTCTAG